From Streptomyces sp. NBC_00775, one genomic window encodes:
- a CDS encoding FG-GAP-like repeat-containing protein produces the protein MRARSSATRRGRIALTLVGLAALGAGSLTTAVPAAADVTPTPVQTDGVWGIDYAGGFLTTVENTPSGYQWVIGRQISPDGADVLEKTDRGFADVFADGSHVQRVPCDAGTCVPMRSTGNQHVGYFAVDEYGKQRAQIWLTRDSLHSVDEPAVTGGRFVDATGRYFVYEATSTGKQYVDAVSPYRSEDVRLTRSVTAASVWGSLLWTPGSGNGTVTAYDLEQKKTVGTVATGAPCTVKELQVVGRWIYWNCGPAGAAGVYDRTTKKTVTVPSGPALVGDGYLVQHDRGAGKLMLTDYHGGTAAPARAVADLPAGNTADQRRLTWTVDKFGGDIAYVDQDKAIRIVPSGVPTQSLAKIESDVDGGLVDVRAGVSGSLTWDSFWQLNKPADWTFTVKDAQGRTDRTIKGSGTSIDLSWDGKTDSGAYAYNGPKTWTLTATAAEGSGTFTTSGKFALTGGLQGHHDQGGYSYGELVTLNSSGGLTLHYTKGKGTFDWKQSESGWPAGTLGVPFGDMGSDRCAELLVRMPGGELRRYAGKCGSGAYAPSSSHTSLGTGWNAYNVLTAPGDLTGDGRTDLLARKASTGDLYLFANDGAGKLKAGVKIRSAWTGYTKIVGAGDLNGDGYGDVLARAKDGTLYRYDGRGDGTLKDRVKLFSDWGGSYNAIVGVGDITGDGKNDLVVRDTSGNLYRNDGKGNGSFGSRVKIATGWQSYKGLF, from the coding sequence GTGCGCGCACGCTCTTCGGCGACCCGGCGCGGCCGGATCGCCCTCACTCTGGTGGGCCTGGCAGCCTTGGGCGCCGGTTCGCTGACCACCGCGGTTCCGGCGGCGGCGGACGTCACGCCGACGCCCGTCCAGACGGACGGCGTGTGGGGCATCGACTACGCGGGCGGCTTTCTGACCACCGTGGAGAACACCCCGAGCGGCTACCAGTGGGTGATCGGCCGTCAGATCTCGCCCGACGGCGCCGACGTACTGGAGAAGACGGACCGCGGCTTCGCCGACGTCTTCGCGGACGGCAGCCATGTGCAGAGGGTGCCGTGCGACGCCGGAACGTGCGTACCGATGCGGTCCACCGGCAATCAGCATGTCGGATACTTCGCGGTCGACGAGTACGGCAAGCAGCGCGCGCAGATCTGGCTGACCAGGGACAGTTTGCACTCGGTCGACGAACCGGCGGTGACGGGTGGCCGCTTCGTGGATGCCACCGGCCGCTACTTCGTCTACGAGGCCACCTCGACCGGCAAGCAGTACGTCGACGCCGTGAGCCCCTACCGCTCCGAGGACGTACGGCTCACCCGTTCCGTCACCGCCGCCTCCGTGTGGGGCTCGCTGCTGTGGACGCCCGGCTCGGGCAACGGGACCGTCACCGCGTACGACCTGGAGCAGAAGAAGACGGTCGGGACCGTGGCCACCGGTGCGCCCTGCACGGTCAAGGAGCTCCAGGTCGTGGGCCGCTGGATCTACTGGAACTGCGGCCCGGCCGGCGCCGCGGGCGTCTACGACCGTACGACGAAGAAGACCGTCACGGTCCCCTCCGGCCCCGCGCTGGTCGGCGACGGCTACCTCGTCCAGCACGACCGCGGCGCCGGGAAGCTGATGCTGACGGACTACCACGGCGGAACGGCCGCGCCCGCCAGAGCGGTCGCCGACCTGCCGGCCGGGAACACGGCCGACCAGCGGCGTCTTACCTGGACGGTGGACAAGTTCGGCGGCGACATCGCGTACGTCGACCAGGACAAGGCGATCCGGATCGTGCCGAGCGGGGTGCCCACCCAGTCGCTCGCGAAGATCGAGTCGGACGTGGACGGCGGACTCGTGGACGTCAGGGCCGGCGTCTCGGGCAGCCTCACCTGGGACAGCTTCTGGCAGCTGAACAAGCCCGCCGACTGGACCTTCACGGTGAAGGACGCCCAGGGCCGCACCGACCGCACCATCAAGGGCAGCGGTACGTCGATCGACCTCTCCTGGGACGGGAAGACGGACTCGGGCGCCTACGCGTACAACGGTCCCAAGACCTGGACGCTGACGGCCACCGCCGCCGAGGGCTCCGGTACGTTCACCACGAGCGGGAAGTTCGCGCTCACCGGCGGCCTCCAGGGCCACCACGACCAGGGCGGCTACAGCTACGGCGAACTGGTCACCCTCAACTCCTCGGGCGGCCTCACCCTCCACTACACCAAGGGCAAGGGCACCTTCGACTGGAAGCAGTCCGAGTCCGGCTGGCCCGCCGGGACGCTCGGCGTCCCGTTCGGCGACATGGGCAGCGACCGGTGCGCCGAGCTGCTCGTCCGGATGCCGGGAGGCGAACTGCGCCGGTACGCGGGCAAGTGCGGCAGCGGCGCCTACGCCCCGTCCAGCAGCCACACCTCACTCGGCACCGGCTGGAACGCGTACAACGTGCTCACCGCGCCCGGCGACCTCACCGGCGACGGCCGCACCGACCTGCTGGCACGCAAGGCGTCCACCGGCGACCTCTACCTGTTCGCCAATGACGGCGCGGGCAAGCTGAAGGCGGGCGTGAAGATCCGCTCGGCGTGGACGGGCTACACGAAGATCGTGGGCGCCGGGGACCTCAACGGCGACGGTTACGGGGACGTCCTGGCGCGAGCCAAGGACGGCACGCTCTACCGCTACGACGGCCGGGGTGACGGCACGCTCAAGGACCGCGTGAAGCTCTTCTCCGACTGGGGCGGCTCGTACAACGCGATCGTCGGCGTCGGCGACATCACCGGCGACGGGAAGAACGACCTGGTCGTGCGGGACACCTCCGGCAACCTCTACCGCAACGACGGCAAGGGGAACGGATCGTTCGGCTCGCGGGTGAAGATCGCCACCGGCTGGCAGAGTTACAAGGGCCTTTTTTAG
- a CDS encoding metallophosphoesterase family protein, with product MARVPAAVPAVVTAAAHRIRDRARTASRALARHYRARRPLPAVELVPQPHPYVRALGLVCIVILGAWLGLLIVGNVRVPVGPMNTTMTLRPSLTGGTKINVSPLGALELRSHEAPLRLDVSVDQLDPERSQALVDHPERLSGLQDEVARDVEHGTLDLAVRSCVAVVSGATALGLAVYRRPRRALAAGGLALTLLAASGATAFATWNPKSVLEPRFSGLLSSAPSLVGNARSIVSEFDVYQKELARLVTNVTKLYDVTSTLPAYEPDPTTIRVLHVSDIHLNPASWKIIASLVDQYAINVIVDSGDTMDHGTAAENGFLDPVADLGAPYVWVRGNHDSPLTQRYLEHMKNVHVLDDGRAATVAGLRFAGIGDPQFTPDRAVAPGGNTAEELAGDRLASSLRDQTAAGTPADVAVVHEPSAARRTDGAVPMVLAGHLHHEGMEVMKNGTRLRIEGSTGGSGLRAVEGTYPDPIEASVLYFDRDTRRLQAWDEIKLGGLGLTTAEVSRHLPRENQPGATPSPSPASSTPPGTP from the coding sequence ATGGCCCGCGTCCCCGCTGCCGTCCCCGCTGTAGTCACCGCCGCCGCTCACCGCATACGCGACCGCGCCCGTACGGCGTCCCGCGCCCTGGCCCGCCACTACCGCGCCCGCCGCCCGCTCCCGGCGGTCGAGCTCGTCCCCCAGCCGCACCCGTACGTCCGCGCCCTCGGCCTGGTCTGCATCGTGATCCTCGGCGCCTGGCTGGGGCTGCTGATCGTGGGGAACGTACGCGTCCCGGTCGGCCCCATGAACACCACCATGACCCTGCGCCCCTCCCTCACCGGCGGTACGAAGATCAACGTCTCCCCGCTCGGCGCGCTGGAGCTGCGCAGCCACGAGGCCCCGCTGCGCCTGGACGTGTCCGTCGACCAGCTCGACCCGGAGCGCTCGCAGGCCCTGGTCGACCACCCGGAGCGGCTGTCCGGCCTCCAGGACGAGGTCGCGCGGGACGTCGAACACGGCACCCTCGACCTGGCCGTACGGTCCTGCGTCGCGGTCGTCTCCGGCGCCACCGCGCTCGGCCTCGCGGTCTACCGCCGCCCGCGCCGCGCCCTCGCCGCGGGCGGCCTGGCCCTGACCCTGCTGGCCGCGTCCGGAGCGACCGCCTTCGCCACCTGGAACCCCAAGTCGGTCCTGGAACCGAGATTCTCCGGACTGCTGAGCAGCGCCCCCTCGCTGGTGGGCAACGCGCGCAGCATCGTCAGCGAATTCGACGTCTACCAAAAGGAGTTGGCGCGCCTGGTGACGAACGTGACGAAGCTGTACGACGTCACGTCCACGCTCCCGGCGTACGAACCCGACCCGACCACGATCCGGGTCCTGCACGTCTCGGACATCCACCTCAACCCGGCGAGCTGGAAGATCATCGCGTCGCTCGTGGACCAGTACGCCATCAACGTGATCGTCGACTCCGGCGACACGATGGACCACGGCACGGCGGCCGAGAACGGCTTCCTGGACCCCGTCGCGGACCTCGGAGCCCCGTACGTCTGGGTCCGCGGCAACCACGACTCCCCGCTCACCCAGCGCTACCTGGAGCACATGAAGAACGTGCACGTCCTGGACGACGGCCGGGCGGCCACGGTCGCGGGCCTGCGCTTCGCCGGCATCGGTGACCCGCAGTTCACCCCCGACCGCGCGGTGGCCCCCGGCGGCAACACGGCGGAGGAGCTGGCGGGCGACCGGCTCGCCTCCTCGCTGCGCGACCAGACGGCGGCGGGCACCCCGGCCGACGTCGCCGTCGTCCACGAACCGTCGGCCGCGCGCCGGACGGACGGCGCGGTGCCGATGGTGCTGGCGGGCCACCTCCACCACGAGGGCATGGAGGTCATGAAGAACGGCACGCGGCTGCGCATCGAGGGCTCGACGGGCGGCAGCGGCCTGCGCGCCGTCGAGGGCACGTACCCGGACCCGATCGAGGCGTCGGTCCTCTACTTCGACCGCGACACCCGCCGCCTCCAGGCCTGGGACGAGATCAAACTGGGTGGCCTGGGCCTGACAACGGCCGAGGTCAGCCGCCACCTCCCGAGAGAGAACCAGCCCGGGGCGACCCCCTCTCCGAGCCCCGCGTCGAGCACGCCGCCGGGGACCCCGTAA
- a CDS encoding metallopeptidase family protein gives MLEMTREEFEELVAEALDRIPPELTRLMDNVAVFVEDEPPAEDPELLGLYEGTPLTDRGEWYAGVLPDRITIYRGPTLRMCETREDVVAETEVTVVHEVAHHFGIDDARLHALGYG, from the coding sequence GTGCTGGAGATGACGCGCGAGGAGTTCGAGGAACTGGTCGCCGAGGCGCTGGACCGGATCCCGCCGGAGCTGACGCGGCTGATGGACAACGTGGCGGTGTTCGTCGAGGACGAGCCGCCCGCCGAAGACCCCGAGCTGCTCGGGCTCTACGAGGGGACTCCGCTGACGGACCGTGGGGAGTGGTACGCGGGGGTGCTGCCCGACCGGATCACGATCTACCGGGGGCCGACGTTGCGGATGTGCGAGACGAGGGAGGACGTCGTCGCCGAGACCGAAGTGACCGTGGTGCACGAGGTCGCCCATCACTTCGGAATCGACGACGCCCGGCTGCACGCGCTCGGGTACGGCTGA
- a CDS encoding DEAD/DEAH box helicase yields the protein MSVSSTDHVVVPENNENDNTDSVIEVVETVETVESAPEVTFATLGLPEGVVRKLAQNGVTTPFPIQAATIPDALAGKDILGRGRTGSGKTLSFGLPLLAQLAGGHTDKKKPRGVILTPTRELAMQVADALQPYGDVLGLKMKVVCGGTSMGNQIYALERGVDILVATPGRLRDIINRGACSLENTQIAVLDEADQMSDLGFLPEVTELLDQVPAGGQRMLFSATMENEISTLVKRYLTNPVTHEVDSAQGNVTTMSHHILIVKPKDKAPVTAAIASRKGRTIIFVRTQLGADRIAEQLRDAGVKADALHGGMTQGARTRTLADFKDGYVNALVATDVAARGIHVDGIDLVLNVDPAGDHKDYLHRSGRTARAGRSGTVVSLSLPHQRRQIFRLMEDAGVDAARHIINSGTAFEPEVAEITGARSMTEVQAQSAGDAAQQAEREVSQLTKELERAQRRAVELRGEADRLVARAARERGDDPEVAVAAAAEAAAEQAVVEAPAAEAVAAEPAERPAYEPRQRRDERGNYERRDNDRGGFRRDDNRGGGFNRDDRGGRRDDRGGDRGGFRRDDNRGGGFNRDDRGGRSFERRDDNRGGGFNRDNRGGGFRRDDNRGGGFNRDDRGGRSFERRDDNRGGGFNRDDRGGRSFERRDDNRGGGFNRDDRGGRSFERRDERGGHRGSDRPFNRDRQGDRPAGGSFRSGHDRPQGRRDDHRGTGTGTGTGSFGRRDDKPRWKRNG from the coding sequence ATGTCTGTTTCCAGTACTGATCACGTCGTCGTGCCCGAGAACAACGAGAACGACAACACCGACAGCGTCATCGAGGTCGTTGAGACCGTCGAGACCGTCGAGTCCGCTCCCGAGGTCACCTTCGCCACTCTCGGTCTCCCCGAGGGTGTCGTCCGCAAGCTCGCACAGAACGGCGTGACCACCCCCTTCCCGATCCAGGCGGCGACCATCCCGGACGCCCTGGCCGGCAAGGACATCCTCGGCCGCGGTCGCACCGGCTCCGGCAAGACCCTCTCCTTCGGTCTGCCGCTGCTCGCCCAGCTGGCCGGCGGCCACACCGACAAGAAGAAGCCCCGCGGCGTCATCCTCACGCCGACCCGTGAGCTCGCGATGCAGGTCGCGGACGCCCTCCAGCCGTACGGCGACGTCCTCGGCCTGAAGATGAAGGTCGTCTGCGGCGGTACGTCGATGGGCAACCAGATCTACGCCCTGGAGCGCGGCGTCGACATCCTCGTCGCCACCCCGGGCCGTCTGCGCGACATCATCAACCGCGGCGCCTGCTCGCTGGAGAACACCCAGATCGCCGTCCTCGACGAGGCCGACCAGATGTCCGACCTGGGCTTCCTGCCCGAGGTCACGGAACTGCTCGACCAGGTGCCCGCCGGCGGCCAGCGCATGCTGTTCTCGGCCACGATGGAGAACGAGATCTCCACGCTGGTCAAGCGCTACCTGACCAACCCGGTCACGCACGAGGTCGACAGCGCCCAGGGCAACGTCACGACCATGTCGCACCACATCCTCATCGTGAAGCCCAAGGACAAGGCGCCGGTCACCGCCGCGATCGCCTCCCGCAAGGGCCGCACGATCATCTTCGTCCGCACCCAGCTGGGCGCCGACCGCATCGCCGAGCAGCTGCGTGACGCCGGTGTGAAGGCCGACGCGCTGCACGGCGGCATGACGCAGGGCGCCCGCACCCGGACGCTGGCCGACTTCAAGGACGGTTACGTCAACGCGCTCGTCGCGACCGACGTCGCCGCCCGCGGTATCCACGTCGACGGGATCGACCTGGTCCTGAACGTGGACCCGGCCGGCGACCACAAGGACTACCTGCACCGCTCCGGCCGTACCGCTCGCGCGGGCCGCTCCGGCACCGTCGTGTCGCTGTCCCTGCCGCACCAGCGTCGTCAGATCTTCCGGCTGATGGAGGACGCGGGCGTCGACGCCGCGCGTCACATCATCAACTCCGGTACGGCCTTCGAGCCCGAGGTCGCCGAGATCACCGGCGCCCGTTCGATGACCGAGGTCCAGGCCCAGTCGGCGGGCGACGCCGCGCAGCAGGCCGAGCGCGAGGTCTCGCAGCTCACGAAGGAGCTGGAGCGCGCGCAGCGTCGTGCGGTCGAGCTGCGTGGGGAGGCCGACCGCCTGGTCGCCCGTGCCGCGCGTGAGCGGGGCGACGACCCGGAGGTGGCCGTCGCCGCTGCCGCCGAGGCCGCCGCCGAGCAGGCCGTCGTCGAGGCCCCGGCCGCCGAGGCCGTCGCCGCCGAGCCGGCCGAGCGTCCCGCGTACGAGCCGCGTCAGCGCCGCGACGAGCGGGGCAACTACGAGCGTCGTGACAACGACCGTGGCGGCTTCCGCCGTGACGACAACCGTGGTGGCGGCTTCAACCGCGACGACCGCGGCGGCCGTCGTGACGACCGTGGCGGCGATCGTGGTGGTTTCCGTCGTGACGACAACCGTGGTGGCGGTTTCAACCGCGATGACCGTGGCGGCCGTTCTTTCGAGCGTCGTGACGACAACCGCGGCGGTGGCTTCAACCGCGACAACCGTGGTGGCGGCTTCCGTCGTGACGACAACCGTGGTGGCGGTTTCAACCGCGATGACCGTGGCGGCCGTTCTTTCGAGCGTCGTGACGACAACCGTGGTGGCGGCTTCAACCGCGATGACCGTGGCGGCCGTTCTTTCGAGCGTCGTGACGACAACCGTGGTGGCGGCTTCAACCGTGACGACCGTGGCGGCCGTTCTTTCGAGCGTCGTGACGAGCGCGGCGGCCACCGTGGCAGCGACCGTCCCTTCAACCGTGACCGTCAGGGCGACCGTCCCGCGGGCGGCAGCTTCCGCTCCGGCCACGACCGCCCGCAGGGCCGTCGCGACGACCACCGCGGCACGGGCACGGGTACCGGCACCGGTTCCTTCGGCCGCCGTGACGACAAGCCGCGCTGGAAGCGCAACGGCTGA
- the hrpA gene encoding ATP-dependent RNA helicase HrpA has protein sequence MSTHPAPALGDLAPRLAELSLRDAHRLGRRLEGARKIRKPEARSAVLAEIEAEVAKVEVRMAERRTRVPAVTYPEQLPVSQKKDVIADAIRDHQVVIVAGETGSGKTTQIPKICLELGRGVRGMIGHTQPRRIAARTVAERVAEELDTPLGEAVGWKVRFTDQVNPDGTFVKLMTDGILLAEIQTDRELRAYDTIIIDEAHERSLNIDFLLGYLAQLLPKRPDLKVVITSATIDPERFSRHFGDAPIVEVSGRTYPVEVRYRPLLEEEGDDADRDQITAITDAVEELQAEGKGDILVFLSGEREIRDTADALTKKNYRFTEVLPLYARLSHAEQHRVFQQHTGRRIVLATNVAETSLTVPGIKYVIDPGTARISRYSHRTKVQRLPIEAISQASANQRKGRCGRTSDGICIRLYSEDDFNARPEFTDAEILRTNLASVILQMTAAGLGDIEKFPFIDPPDHRNIRDGVQLLQELNALDPSEKDARKRLTQTGRKLAQLPVDPRLARMVLEADKNGCVREVMVIAAALSIQDPRERPSDKQTQADQQHARFKDETSDFLAFLNLWRYVREQQKERGSSAFRRMCKQEYLNFLRIREWQDIYTQLRTVAKQMGIHLNEDDAPDQSVHVSLLAGLLSHVGMKDVKESAGEGGRSTAKNDYLGARSAKFAIFPGSALFKKPPRFVMSAELVETSRLWARVNARIEPEWVEPLAEHLLKRTYSEPHWEKDQAAVMAYEKVTLYGVPIVAQRKVNYGRIDPETSRELFIRNALVEGDWRTHHKFFADNRKLLTEVEELEHRARRRDILVDDETLFDFYDQRVPEHVVSGAHFDSWWKHKRHEEPELLDFERSMLINERAGDVSKDDYPDSWRQGPLKFRVTYQFEPGADADGVTVHIPLQVLNQVTDEGFDWQIPGLREQVVTELIRSLPKPIRRHYVPAPNFATRFLDQAVPLQEPLTLTLARELKRMVGVPLTADDFDWSRLPDHLKITFRIVDERRRNLAEDKDLEALKLQLKPKARKAISQAAAATAEREGGESLERSGLTDWTIGSLTRLFETRRAGQPVKAYPALVDDGPTANTVSVRLFDTEAEQAQAMWKGTRRLILRNIPVNPGKFASDKLTNAQKLALSANPHGSIQALFDDCAMAAADKLIGDFGGPAWDEESYRKLYDKVRAEIVDTTVRTVGQVQQVLAAWQACERRLKGVKSPTLLANLTDVRSQLDALVKPGFVTATGLRRLPDLMRYLVAADRRLQQMPTNVQRDTTRMEKVHEMQDEYAWLLEQLPQGRPVPFSVLDIRWMIEELRVSYFAHALGTAYPVSDKRIVKAIDAAVP, from the coding sequence ATGTCTACGCATCCCGCCCCCGCCCTCGGCGATCTCGCCCCCCGTCTGGCCGAGCTGTCCCTGCGCGACGCGCACCGGCTCGGGCGCAGGCTCGAAGGCGCGCGCAAGATCCGCAAGCCCGAGGCCCGCTCCGCCGTGCTTGCCGAGATCGAGGCGGAGGTCGCCAAGGTCGAGGTCCGTATGGCCGAGCGCCGCACGCGCGTGCCCGCCGTCACGTACCCCGAGCAGCTCCCCGTCAGCCAGAAGAAGGACGTGATCGCGGACGCCATCCGTGATCACCAGGTCGTCATCGTCGCCGGTGAGACCGGGTCCGGAAAGACGACCCAGATCCCCAAGATCTGTCTCGAACTGGGCCGCGGCGTCCGCGGCATGATCGGCCACACCCAGCCCCGCCGCATCGCCGCCCGCACCGTCGCCGAGCGCGTCGCCGAGGAGCTGGACACCCCGCTCGGTGAGGCCGTCGGCTGGAAGGTCCGCTTCACCGACCAGGTGAACCCGGACGGCACCTTCGTCAAGCTCATGACGGACGGCATCCTGCTCGCCGAGATCCAGACGGACCGCGAGCTGCGCGCGTACGACACGATCATCATCGACGAGGCCCACGAGCGCTCCCTCAACATCGACTTCCTGCTGGGCTACCTCGCCCAGCTGCTGCCCAAGCGCCCGGATCTCAAGGTCGTCATCACCTCCGCGACCATCGACCCCGAGCGCTTCTCCCGGCACTTCGGCGACGCCCCGATCGTCGAGGTCAGCGGCCGCACCTACCCCGTGGAGGTCCGCTACCGCCCCCTCCTCGAAGAGGAGGGCGACGACGCCGACCGCGACCAGATCACCGCGATCACGGACGCGGTCGAGGAGCTCCAGGCCGAGGGCAAGGGCGACATCCTCGTCTTCCTCTCCGGCGAACGCGAGATCCGCGACACGGCCGACGCCCTCACCAAGAAGAACTACCGCTTCACCGAGGTACTCCCCCTCTACGCCCGCCTCTCGCACGCCGAGCAGCACCGCGTGTTCCAGCAGCACACGGGCCGCAGGATCGTTCTCGCGACCAACGTCGCCGAGACCTCGCTCACCGTCCCGGGCATCAAGTACGTCATCGACCCGGGCACCGCCCGTATCTCCCGCTACAGCCACCGCACCAAGGTCCAGCGCCTCCCCATCGAGGCGATCTCGCAGGCCAGCGCCAACCAGCGCAAGGGCCGCTGCGGCCGTACGTCCGACGGCATCTGCATCCGCCTGTACTCCGAGGACGACTTCAACGCCCGCCCGGAGTTCACGGACGCGGAAATCCTCCGTACGAATCTCGCCTCGGTCATCCTCCAGATGACGGCGGCCGGCCTGGGCGACATCGAGAAGTTCCCCTTCATCGACCCGCCCGACCACCGCAACATCCGCGACGGCGTCCAGCTCCTCCAGGAGCTGAACGCGCTGGACCCGTCCGAGAAGGACGCACGCAAGCGCCTCACCCAGACCGGCCGCAAGCTCGCCCAGCTCCCCGTCGACCCCCGGCTGGCCCGCATGGTCCTGGAGGCCGACAAGAACGGCTGCGTGCGCGAGGTCATGGTGATCGCGGCCGCGCTCTCCATCCAGGACCCGCGCGAGCGCCCGTCCGACAAGCAGACGCAGGCCGACCAGCAGCACGCCCGCTTCAAGGACGAGACGAGCGACTTCCTCGCCTTCCTGAACCTGTGGCGGTACGTCCGCGAACAGCAGAAGGAGCGCGGCTCGTCCGCCTTCCGCCGTATGTGCAAGCAGGAGTACCTGAACTTCCTGCGCATCCGCGAGTGGCAGGACATCTACACCCAGCTGCGCACGGTCGCCAAGCAGATGGGCATCCACCTCAACGAGGACGACGCGCCGGACCAGAGCGTCCATGTCTCCCTCCTGGCCGGCCTGCTCTCCCACGTCGGCATGAAGGACGTGAAGGAGTCCGCAGGAGAGGGCGGGAGAAGCACGGCGAAGAACGACTACCTGGGCGCCCGCAGCGCCAAGTTCGCGATCTTCCCGGGGTCGGCGCTCTTCAAGAAGCCCCCACGCTTCGTGATGTCCGCGGAGCTCGTCGAGACCTCCCGCCTCTGGGCCCGCGTCAACGCCAGGATCGAGCCGGAGTGGGTCGAGCCCCTCGCGGAACACCTCCTCAAGCGGACGTACAGCGAACCGCACTGGGAGAAGGACCAGGCCGCGGTGATGGCGTACGAGAAGGTCACGCTGTACGGCGTCCCGATCGTCGCCCAGCGGAAGGTCAACTACGGGCGGATCGACCCGGAGACGTCCCGCGAGCTGTTCATCCGCAACGCGCTCGTCGAGGGCGACTGGCGTACGCACCACAAGTTCTTCGCCGACAACCGCAAGCTCCTCACCGAGGTCGAGGAGTTGGAGCACCGCGCCCGGCGCCGGGACATCCTGGTCGACGACGAGACGCTCTTCGACTTCTACGACCAGCGGGTGCCCGAGCACGTCGTGTCCGGCGCGCACTTCGACTCCTGGTGGAAGCACAAGCGCCACGAGGAGCCCGAGCTGCTCGACTTCGAGCGCTCGATGCTGATCAACGAGCGCGCGGGGGATGTCAGCAAGGACGACTATCCGGACTCCTGGCGGCAGGGGCCGCTGAAGTTCCGCGTGACGTACCAGTTCGAGCCGGGCGCGGACGCCGACGGCGTCACGGTCCACATCCCGCTCCAGGTCCTCAACCAGGTCACGGACGAGGGCTTCGACTGGCAGATCCCGGGCCTGCGGGAACAGGTCGTCACGGAGCTGATCCGCTCGCTCCCGAAGCCGATCCGCCGCCACTACGTCCCCGCCCCGAACTTCGCGACGAGGTTCCTGGACCAGGCCGTCCCCCTCCAGGAGCCCCTCACCCTGACCCTGGCGCGCGAGCTGAAGCGCATGGTCGGTGTCCCGCTCACGGCCGACGACTTCGACTGGTCCCGGCTCCCCGACCACCTGAAGATCACCTTCCGGATCGTCGACGAGCGGCGCCGCAACCTCGCCGAGGACAAGGACCTGGAGGCGCTGAAGCTCCAGCTGAAGCCGAAGGCGCGCAAGGCGATCTCGCAGGCCGCGGCGGCGACGGCGGAGCGCGAGGGCGGCGAGTCCCTGGAGCGCTCGGGCCTGACGGACTGGACGATCGGCTCGCTCACGCGCCTCTTCGAGACCCGCCGCGCCGGCCAGCCCGTGAAGGCGTACCCGGCCCTGGTCGACGACGGACCGACGGCGAACACCGTCTCCGTACGGCTCTTCGACACGGAGGCCGAGCAGGCGCAGGCGATGTGGAAGGGCACGCGGCGGCTGATCCTGCGCAACATCCCGGTGAACCCGGGCAAGTTCGCGTCGGACAAGCTCACCAACGCCCAGAAGCTCGCCCTGTCCGCGAACCCGCACGGCTCGATCCAGGCCCTCTTCGACGACTGCGCGATGGCGGCGGCGGACAAGCTGATCGGGGACTTCGGGGGGCCGGCGTGGGACGAGGAGTCGTACCGGAAGCTGTACGACAAGGTGCGCGCCGAGATCGTCGACACGACGGTCCGTACGGTCGGGCAGGTGCAGCAGGTTCTTGCCGCCTGGCAGGCCTGTGAGCGCCGTCTGAAGGGCGTGAAGAGTCCGACGCTCCTCGCCAACCTCACGGACGTACGCAGCCAGCTGGACGCCCTGGTGAAGCCGGGCTTCGTGACGGCGACGGGGCTCCGCCGGCTGCCGGACCTGATGCGCTATCTGGTCGCCGCGGACCGGCGGCTCCAGCAGATGCCGACCAATGTCCAGCGGGACACCACCCGTATGGAGAAGGTCCACGAGATGCAGGACGAGTACGCCTGGCTCCTGGAGCAACTCCCGCAGGGCCGGCCGGTCCCCTTCTCGGTCCTGGACATCCGCTGGATGATCGAGGAGCTCCGGGTCAGCTATTTCGCCCATGCGCTCGGCACGGCGTATCCCGTGTCCGACAAGCGGATCGTGAAGGCGATCGACGCGGCTGTTCCGTAA